In Falco biarmicus isolate bFalBia1 chromosome 17, bFalBia1.pri, whole genome shotgun sequence, the genomic stretch TTACCCATCACGGTGACGTGGGCTCGCTGGGAGCCCTCTAAGATGTTTTCAGGAACCTCCAGGGAGATTTCTTCAGTGACTGTGGGGATGGAGGGTGATGACAGTGGAGatgcccagctcctcctggtgTGGCCCCACAGCACCCTTGCCCACCCCCTTCCTGCTCCAACCTTCCTTGGGCTCAAGGCTGAGTTGCAGCATCTCAGCCAGAAGCCCCCAAGGACGCTGGTCCTTGGCTTCTCTGGCTTGGTGGCCCTCACGGCCAGTGGCCAAGCATCCCTGCACCATGTCCCCACAGCACTGCCGGCCACCCCCAGCTGGTCCTACCttcctggcagagcagggagctgtgtgCCTTCTCCACCAGGATTCCTCCAGGCTGTGAGGAAGCAGCATCAGAGTTGGTCAGAAGGGACCAGGTCTGTGTCCCTGTTCCCCAGGGTCatgcctgcagcctgggcttGGGGCTGGGTGCTGTTCCACTCCTGGTCCTCCCACTGCAGCCCAAGGGCTGCTCGGACCCTGTCCTCAAACCTGTCCCACTTTCCTCCTCCGTAACCCATCTGACCTGCACCAGCAAGGGCTTTATCACGGTGTCCATGCGCCCCTGGGCTGGCACCACGGGCACCTCGTTGCCACAGAGCTCCTTGGAGCTGAGTGCCTCAGTGCTGATGGTGATGTTCACGTCCCCTGTAGATGCAAACGGGACAGTTAGTCCCCACGGAGTCCCCAGCTCACACCACAGCCCCATGGGCTTGCATCAACCCTGGGGCTttgtgtggggctggctggaTCAGGACGGGGGTCACCAGGTTGaggagcagtgctgggaggCAATGGGGAGGGTAAAAGTGGAGTGGAGGAGAGCTTCCCAGGTGACACTGCATTTGCTCCCATCCTCTCTGCCCACCCCCTCCTCCAGGAGGGTCCccaagcagcagagcaaggggGTCCCCTTCATGACCCTGGTGCTCCATACCCAGGCTGGTGGCTCGCACGCCCCATCGGAAGGTCCTCGCCTCATCTGCGCAGATACAACCACTGTACACCTCGTCCGTGACTGCTGACACCTCCAGCTCTGCCGACTCTGCCAGTGTCACCTGAACCTGCCAGACCATGGCCACGGCTTCATCAGCCCCCGCCAGACCCCAGACCCAGGaccccctccccggccccgctcACCCGCAGGCACTGCCGCAGGTAGTTGAAGACGGTGGCCACGAGGGTGAAGGCTTCATGGCGGACCACAGCGTAGGGCAGCGCCAGCTCCACAAAGAAGGGCTTGAAAACTGTGAGGGTGGTGGCAGGGGCCAGCCCCAAGCCCAGCGGGGATGTGCAGAACATCCCAGCTTCCCACTGGGTGATGGCATCGGGCACTGTCACAGTCACCTCTGCAGAGCCCACCTCCCTACGGGATGGAGAACATCAAGAGGCCACCCCACCACGTTCACCCACAGGTCATGTCATCCCCAGCTAGGCTGGTTCACTGCCTTTGGGAGAAGGAGCCATCCTGAGGTCCCCAACCTCCCTCCATGCAGAaagggaggtggggagaggaCCAGGTCCATGAGGATCATCCTCACTCACCCCACAGGGACCAGGTCCCACAGCCACGTCTCTGGGAAATATGTCCGGGGTGCTGGTGGCTCTTCCTGGACAGAGTTGACTGGGGTAGAAATGTGCATTACTTCTGGGGTAGTCCGAAAAGAGGTGACACGGATATCTAAGTCACctggaaaaggcagagcagaaattAGGTCCACAGCCATCAGCATCTCAGCTGGACTTTGCCTCCAGGCAGCACAAAGTTGGCCAAAATCCTTTCCAATCCTCTCCAGTCCCTTCGATGCCGAGTGTATTTTCAGGAGGGCTCTAAATCCCCCCGAGGACATGGGAGCCAGGACTGGGCACCAGTTCTTTGCTCTTTCCTCCCCAAAGGGCTCAGTGGAGCGAGCAACCTGAGGGCTGTGCTGACCTAGGGGACCGTGGGAACCTGCCCTCCCAGGCAAGCCGAGCCTCTCTTTGCACGCACGGCTGGTGTTGGCATTGGTGAAAAGTTTCAGTGCCGCgttctgtgaaaaagaaaagaggttgTCCACCTCTGAAACCCAGCAGGAGGAacatccccatcccagcagtAAATGGCCACAGGGATGCAGAAGACGACAAGTGGAGGTAGACTGAGATCcatgggaaagggaaagaactTTGCCACAAGTGTGGCTTTCCCAGGATGTTGCTGTGCTTTCCCAGCACCCTGAGTGAACCACTACCGGCTTCTGGATGAAGAAGAACCATGTGGCATGGGTGGGCAGGGCCTTTACCTGAAATAACTTGTAGGTGTCCATCTGGGAATGCCTCCAAAACCCGAAAGGCCCCCTTCGAGGGGGAAAGAAGTCTCGCTGCCTTGGTACCCATGGGGGGATGGGAATGGCATAGTCAGGGAAATAGCCCCAGGAAAATGCTGAACAGGATGGTGGGTCCTGAATGCTTCCAGGGTAGTTGAATTCAGGGAGTACTTGGTAGACCTGGGAATAGATACGTGTGCTAGGAACAACACCAGCCAGGCACCTACCCCCTGCCCAGGAGCCACCAAGACACTGAGTCCCCGCCGGGGGGTCCAAGCCAACGTCATCTCTTCCCCCCACCATCCCAGGCTGGTCCCTGGGGCTGAAGCAGGGGCCCTGGGCAGTGCCACCACTCACCGCCTTCGCGTTGAGCTCAGCCTCGGGCTTCAAGAGCAGCACGCTGCGGTCCACGGCACGGATGGCACACAGGGACCCTGGGgcagcctccagctccagcctcaGCACCGAGCTGGGCAGAGCCCGGTCCTCCGAAAAAGCCATCttcacctggggagggacagaggCATCAGGGGGCAAGGGCAGAAGGGGAGCCACCTCTCACGGAGGAGCAGGACCAAGCCACGGACATGGAGGTCCCTTCTAGACAAGGGTAAAATCAGGCGGGTGGGTTTGTGGATCAGGGCATGGGTGAAAGAGACTGTGATACTGCAGCACGTCTGGAGCAGGATGGAGCTCAGGGCATGCAGCTATGGACAAGCCATGGAGCAattcccccagctccagcagcctccGCTCACCTTGTTGGGGAAGCACTTGGCCACGCTGAGCTCGGTGCTGTCAGCCACCATCTCCCCGTTGGGCAGCACCACGTAGCCCAGCACCTTGGCCGTGGGTGCCAGCTCGGGGCCGATGGGCAGCTCCAGGGAGAAGGAGCCTCTCAGCCCTGCGCCGTGGGAAGGGAGGTGACatgaggagcaggcagggagagcaaagCCTGCACAGCCCATCCGCGCCTCAGGACCTACCAgcctctgcaggcagctctttCCTGAGGACAGTGGCAATGGTCCCCTTGGCCAGGacctgcagaggaggagatggGAACAATGAAACCGATGCTGAGCGGGGAACCACAATGCCCTGACTGAGGACGGACTGAAGGGTGACAGTGTTAGGATAGATTTTGACCTTGGCCAGCCTCCAGCCCCCCCAGTATCTCCCACTGGCATGCAGGTCCAACAGTGCCAGCAGGCACCTCAAGCGTTGGTCCCACACTCTAACCAGGACAGCTTATCATCTTGTCCTCAGAGATGTGTGTGTAGATGTGGACCTTCACGTCCACCCACCCTAACgcctgctgccctccctccccaggccAGGGCTCACCAGGAAGATCACATCCAGGCTCTCCAGCTGAGTCCCCAAGGCTTCCTTGCTGAAGATGTAGTCCACCCcaagctgctggggctggccacAGGGCAGCTCGCCCGCCAGCCGGTGGATCTGCAGGAAGCTCCTGCTCACCGAAAAGAAGGGGCTGAGGTACATGTCAGCATTTTGGTAGGTGAGTGTCGGGTCATTGTTTGGGGTGTGAGCTGTCTCGTTGACCTGACCCTGAGCAATGGAAGTGGAAATCAGGATGGTGAAACCATCCAGCAGCCCGTGAGGTGCTGGTCCTGGTGCCAGGCATCGCTGGTGCAGGCTTGGAGCGGTGCCCAGCCCTGTACTACTGGAGAAAGCAGCATGAGGACCCTCGAGGGGCGGGAGATGGGTCACTTACATGCAGGGAGACTGTGCCACTCCAACCAGCGGTGTCCAGCTCGAAGGAGGCTCTCCCCGATGCGTCTGTCAGGAAGGTCTGTCTTGTCTGTTTTCCTTGCTGGCTAACGATGAGCAAGAGCTGCTTCTGCGGCAGCGCGGCACTGTCAGCTCCCTTCAGCAGCATCTGCACCACCAGGGgaggggagatgctccaggctgggctgcagccatggggcagagggcaggggtGGGCGAGCAGGGCTGGGTGTCAGCAGGAGCAGGACTGGGTGCAGCAGGGGAGCCCTGCGGTGTGGGgggattcccccccccccccccccccattaccGTCCCGGTGTAGGGGATGCCCAGCTTGTAGAAATCAtcagtgttttcaaatgtgACAGTGAAGATTTCAGGTGAAATCTTGAAGCTCTTGGAGTTTTTCAGCTCCAGCCCTGTGGAGAGGGAGTGGGGAGCTGAGGGTGTTGTGGGGACACAAGGCACAGgtcagctgctgccagctcccctgTTGGGGTGCAGAAGAGGTCCCGAGACATTTTAGGCTTTCCCTCTGCATCCAGCACATTTTGCACCTCTCAGAAGAAGAGCAAAACCTTTGCGTCATGTTTTAGACCTAAAACCAGGGtgcaggtggctgcagagccTTCAGAAAAGGCTCTTCACCAAAGCACCATGGTGCAGGGTCACCTCAGTGCCAGTGGGCCCAGGAACATCCCTtggtcttctcttttttctgaagCCAAGCTGCCAGCAGTCATTTCTAGTGTGACCGAGGTGGTGGGTGAGGGGTTAGCTCGAAGAAGGAAGCCACGCTGCCAGCCTGGTTGAACCCACTGTTCTGCATTGCAAGGACTcagcttgctgctggctgtggtgttGCTGGATCTTGGAAAGGCATTTTTACCTCCTGACCGTGTCTCTGGTCAGAATTAGGAGTATTGCCCAGCTGACCTGGCTCACAGCCTCTCCTGGACCTGGTCCTTGCACGTGTGCACCCCTAAATCACAGCGTTGCGTTTGGGCTTCCCTGGAGAAGACCAGTACCCCCATGCCACGAGCATTTGGGTGCATGCAGGGATGGACGCAAAACCACGcaccagcagcagtgcccaTTCCTGAGCAGGAGAACACCACCGTCCCTACCTGTCCCATCCTCCACCAGCGATGCCTGGACTTGACATTGCTTCTCATACATGGAGCTGGTCAGGTTGAAGGCAGTCAACAAAATCTCTGTGGAAAAGCAACCGTTCTTCTCCGtctggagagagagaggcaaCGCCAtcagccacagtgctgggaaggggctgtcCTGGTGGCACCCACATTCTTGGCTGTGCTCACCTGCCCGCTAACCTCGATGCAGTTCTCTTTCTGGGGGGCACCGTTATGTCTATACAGGAACGTGATGGGCCTGAGGGGCTGGCACAAGGTGGCCTGGACCTTGCCCTGAACGGGCTTCCCGTAGGTGTAGCTGTTGGGTGGAGGGTGGTGAGGATATGCCTGATGGACTGCGTCGTGTCAgatccccccaccccttccctcctcccgGCACAGCTCACCGCCCACAAATCTCTATCTGGAACTTCTCGTCCTTCACCAGCACCACGGCAGGGACATCAATGGTCACCTCAAATTTGGGCAGCACTGATGGAGAAGCAAAAGGAGAGAGGGTTGTTGCTCACAGGACGAGGACAGCGGTGCCTGGGTGGCCAGGGGGACCAAGACATGGTGCCCACAAGGACGTGCCAAGGTGGGCCTCCCACCCTCTGTGCACCTCCCAGTCCCCGTGTACCATATTCCTCCACGCTGAAGGTGTGGGTCTTCCCCTCCGCCTCAATGGTGTaggtgcccagggctggctcCGTATCCAGTGGGAGGGACAGCTCCACGATGCCCTGACGCGGGGTCACCTTCTGCCACTGCGCAATGCGGTTCCCACTGGGATCCTGCGCATAGGGACACGCGGTATCGGCACCCCGCAACAGCCCGGGGCAGCATTATGCCTCCTAGCCATGCCGCCTTCCCAAGCCCACACCACCCAGGAGCCTCCCTCCACCTCCCAAACTGACCTTCAGGAACACGAGGGGCAGCTGCAAGGCAAAAAGAAGATGGTTAGAGGAGAAATTCAAAGCCTTCCTGGGGTCTCACCAGGGTAGGGACATCCATGGAGCCATGGATGGAGTAGAGGGAGAGTTATTTGTGGGATGCTGAGAGCTTCCAGCCCTTCAGTTTGCTTTGGGATTGATTTTGAGCCTGTGGGCAGCTCTAGCTGGGATGATGGGAGAGGTGGCATCTCCTAGTGCCTTCGCAAGAAGCCAGCAACCGTTTCATCTGGGAACCTCCCGCACTTCCAGAGACTCAGACGATTGTTCATGGTGCCGGAGACTGAGCTCGCCTGTGATCCTGGTACCCGCTGACTTGATGGCTACCAATAGCCTTTCCCCACTTCCCACTCACCATTGCCACATCCCTAACCGAAACTTTAAGTGGGTATGTTCCCATGTCAAACGTGtgattctgctttctctttccttagCCTGCTGAAGCCTGCGTGAACAACACAGGGCAtccctgcccctggggagcGCAGCCAcgcaggcagagctggctggggcaggattCCCAAGGGGAAAGGCACCGGCTGACTCCCACACCTCTCTCATGGCTTGCCGAGACTGTGGGAGGGCAGTGCGAGGAGCCCTGTcacctccccccttccccagccctgctctcacCTTCTCACTGCTGGGAGTGAAGTCTTTATCCAAAGAGACGATACGAAACTTCACTGGAAAGAGCAAACAGGGATGCAGGAGTGAGTGCATCCGCAGGGAGGGGGGTTCCCCATGGGGAAGGAGGATGGAAATCCACCCTGCGCCCTGCAGTGGGGCACTGACCCCTAAGCAGCACAgcctccagcactgccagcatgTCCTGGCATTGCCCTGGGCCAGTGCTGGGGGTCTCCGTGCATCCCAGGATGAGCCCTGCTATTTCCATGCAGCGCAGGAGCAAGGCTGAGCCTCCTGCATCCCTCTCCCACTACGTCCTTCAGCCCAGAGCAGAGTGGTCCACCTGGCCCCTCCCTCACCTTGCTGTCCAGGCTTGTAGACAGCCTTGTCTGTCTGTATGAAGATCCCAGGCTTCAGGGCTCTCAGCATCACCTTCTTCTTCTTGGAGACATCCAGGGAATCTCCTTGGATTGAGATGTGCAGGTCTACaatttcctccttccctttggtAGGGGCTGGAACCTGCCAGGGGGAACACCAGGGTGAGGACAAGGGATATGCCATGGCCAGGATGCTCTGCTCACTCTGAGTACCCCAGAGCACTCCACACCCACAAGGACACCTTCCCCAAGCTAGGATCTGGGAAGAAATGCCCCTCCAACACCCTGCCCTAGTCTGCAGGTCTGCTAACTGGGGGATTATTTTAGCTACTGAATGTCTGGGCTGAGCCTAGAGTCGTTTTGCCTGTGTAGGGGATGAGATCCTACCAACAGATGGGGAAGTcacccctgcctccagccctgcatGGGACCACAGCCCTGTGCTCATGGGAGCTGGTGGAACCTGCGCTGCATGGAGACAACAGGGTGTCCAGAGCATCCCCCTCCATGCTTACGGCTGTGCGTGGGTGACACTCACGGGGAAGGTAAGGTTCAGGTACAGATGAGGCTCCTGGACCTTCCTCTCCAGCAGAGTGATGTTATGGGTCCTGtcttctctctgcagctggaCAGTCACCTGGACAGGCTCGGAAAGGCCACTGAGATGGACCCACAGCATCGCTGTGTGTGGGTGGTACATCACAGCTGGGGATGTGACCACGTAACTCCTGGCAAGGCGAAGTGCTGACATGAGAGGTGTGGCAACGAGGCACATCCCGGTGCAGACCTCGTGGAGGTCTTGAAGAGCTCCCAGGTGCACAGAAACTGGTTCTGGGGTACAGGGccacctcccccagcctccccacTCTGCTTCTGGGCTCCCCTTGGCTTCTcagctcagcaaagcagaagccCTGCGCACACATCTGCTGCAACTGAGGTTGCACCTGCAACAAACCATCCCAGAGCCAccggccccagcagcagccccaggtgcCATGTCCTCAACGCTcacgggcaggggcagcccacCAGCCCGAGCGTTTCCACCCTGGCCAACAATCCCACGCAGGGGAAGGATTAGCTCCCGCTACGTATGACCAAGGAGCCAAGACTAAGCGCCCTCCCCGCAGGCACGGACAGACAGACGGACATGGAGAGGGCTTACGGCGCTGCAGACGCCCCAGCTGTGAGGTgcaggagaaggagcagcaggacaggcagggcGGCTGGGGACCTCATGTCTCCAGTGCAAGCAGGCATCGGAGACAGCCACAGCCTCCTTCTCCAGGTGTTGGATTGCCGTAGACCTGcgtcagctctgctgcaggaactGAAACGAGATCTTTGCTTTCCATGCAGTGAGCAAACAAGGGCTGGCAGAGGGATCCGGCGTGGAGCGGCAGATATAGCCAAGGCAATGTTTACCATCTGCCCACAGCTTCCTGGGTTCAAGGCTCTGACGGATTTTTGCAATTTGAGGAAAGGTTCCCGAAGAGGTTCAAAACCAGGGGGCAGGACCCACCTCCACACTGGTTTTCTGGGAAATGAGGGCAGGAGTGGGAATGAGTTCCCCAAATGAAAGCAGGCAGCACATCGTGAGAACAGTCTGTGAGCTGGTGGCGATTTCGCGGAAGGGCTCGTTTCCAGGTATTGCAGATAGAGCCGAGCAGTAGCCATTTGGGCTGGCCACAGGTCTCGGGCTTTTTTTGCCCAGTTTCCTCCAATTTCAGCAAATTTTGGGGCACAGGAGCAGGACGGTGTTGGGCTGCCGTGCCAGCTCCCCTAGCTCTCATTCCTCTGGGTGCCTGGGAACTGAACACtggccggggcaggggctgagccaCCTCTTTCTGTCCTGGTGGGAGTTTCAAAACTTAATTCCTTTCAATACCTAAAGGGGCCTTATAAGAAAGATGCGGACAGattttttagtagggcctgcTGTGATAGGACATGGGGGTAAGGGTtttgaactgaaagaggggaggtgcagattagctattaggaagaaattcctcaCTGCGAGGGTGCTGAGGCACCGGcgcaggttgcccagaggagctgtggacgccccatccctggaagtgtcccaggccaggttggacggggcttggaacaacctgggctagtggaaggtgtcccagcccatggcagggggttggactggatgatctttaaggtcccttccaacccaaaccgttctgtgaaTTTAGGAAAGTTGAggcagctccacagcagccacaggcagTCCTGCATGCGTCCCCTGCTCCGGAGTTTTGCACTCCCCTTCCCTTTGGGGACAGGCAGAGGCACTGCTGGAAGCCACAGATGGGGCTGACCTCTTTCCTGTGGGCTCTGGGATGACCACAGCTGCTGTCCCCACGCCTGCCCTGCTCGGGCTTTGCTGGATTCAGCCCTGTGCTCACCCCCCTGCTCTGCAAGTGCAGCCCCACACAGTGCCAGTGTCTGCAGGAGGCTGGTCCCTTCCACCCCCATGGACCTGAGGCTGGTCCACCAGCCACCCAGCGTGTGGGCACGGGTCAGTGCCCCAACAGGCATCCCAGGGACAGTTCAATGTGACAAGAAGCTCAGGGTCATCAGCACATGAAGCCTGGCAGGGCATGGGGCAGGATGCAGTGGGGGACGTGAGCAGCGTGGTCAAGGGGAGATCGATTCAGGCGCGGGCAGGAGCTCAGCCTCTCCGGTGGTGCCTGGGGGGCTGCCAAGGGGAGGAGCGCACAGAGGATTTGTCACTAGTGCCTGACCTTGGAGCAGAAGCCAGAGCGCGttgtcccccagcccctcctgagCAGGCACCACTGACCCCCTGTTGTGTTGTTCCCTCGGCTGCCTTGTTCCCTGTGCAATGAATTCTCCCTCTGGTTTGGTCTCAGCTTtttattcagcaaaaaaaagtgaaggtaCAGCCCCTTTGACATGTCATTAAGGTGGGCAGGAGTACTGAGCCCCTAATGCAAAGTGTGTTTTGGGACACAGGGCTGGCTTTGGTCAGGGATGGTGGGAAAGAACCTGAAGAAAGAGAGCTTTCTTgcaagcaaaacatttttctgcttccactTCTCTTACCCCAcctgcatttttcttaatttttcagccgggctgagcagggacagggacagggctgcaCTCAGGACAGCCCTGAGCATCCTCTCTATGCCCAGCCTCCAGTCTTGCGCTGAAGTCCCAAGGCTTTTTGTCAGCCTGGGGTTGGCTCACCTGCCTTGCTCCCCTCTATGAGGGGTTGCACTGGCATCAGCTCAAGGGAAACCATGACTCTGTGGtgcacagcaaagcagctgctccccaggcagcccccgACCCCGGTGGGATGGCAGGGTTGCTGGTGAGTGGGGCTGGGATTTGAAGTCCTTGTCTCAACCATCTTGCTGCAGGCTCCTGCTGGGTCAGGTGGAAGGGACGAAGGGATGGGAAAaggctgccagccctggagACCATGGCTGTCCGGTGGGGTACGACAGGGTCAGGAGCCGAGGgacagccaggcagctgcaagtTTGCTTTACATTCGTCTTGGGAGCTTTAAAAACAGGAATACAGCATGTATGAGACCAGCATCAGCAtcagccttcccttctctgtcCCAGAAATGCCTCTCCACCCCTGCCAAACACCCCGTCCCCACCAGCCCATCAGCTCCGACGGGCCAGGAGAGCTCAGGGCCACCCCCGCTGTCCTTGGCACAGCCCCACGCACACTGCGATGAGGGGAGCAAACTGAACATCACCCGACCAGCGGCTCAGACCCACCAATCTCCCCCCAAAAGGGCAAGGAAGGCACCATCCTACTGATGGTCCCTAAGCCTGCACACAGGCTCTCCCCTCGCTCTGGGTGCTGGTGCTCCCCCGCCTTGCAGCACCCACAGGTGCCATCCAGCATGGCCAAGGGATGGGGAGATGCTCCACTCTGGGGCCAACTGCtttgggggcagctctgctcctggcgAGAAGATGGTGCAAGCCCACCACCTCACTGTGCTcacctgcaccagcagcagttTTGTCTCGATGTCCACGTGCCCCTGAGCTGGCATCACGGGCATCTCAGTGCCGCAGAGCTCCTTGGAGTGCAGGGCCTTGGCGATAACGGTGATGTTCACATTCCCTGTGGAGGTAGACGAGGGACATCACTGTGACACTGCCTCGGGGGCTGGCTCCAGCTCAGAGCCATCCTGGGGAGCCGGGAAGGGGGAGGGTGCAATGTGACTGGGAAAcggagggaaggggctggagagtggagaagggaaaggggagagggaggaaagggtCAGGAAAGCAGTGGCAAAGAGGAGTTTTGCAAGTAGCCTCACTGCTGGggtctcctcctccctccccagcccttgcCATCCCCTCCATACCCAGGCTGGTGGCTCGCATGCCCCACTGGAAGGTCCTCTCCTCATCTGCGCAGATACAACCACTGTACACCTCGTCTGTGACCGCCGACGCCTCCAGCTCCGCCGACTCTGCCAGCGTCACCTGAACCTGCCAGACCATGGCCACGGCTTCATCAGCCCCCGCCAGACCCCAGACCCAGGaccccctccccggccccgctcACCCGCAGGCACTGCCGCAGGTAGTTGAAGACGGTGGCCACGAGGGTGAAGGCTTCATGGCGGACCACAGCGTAGGGCAGCGCCAGCTCCACGAGGAAGGGCTTGAAAGCCACGAGGGTGGTAGCAGGGGCCAGCCCCAAGCCCAGCGGGGATGTGCAGAACATCCCAGCTTCCCACTGGGTGATGGCATCGGGCACCGTCACAGTCACCTCTGCAGAGCCCACCTCCCTGCAGGGTTGTAGAAGATGGGCAGATCTCGCAGGCTGAGTCTGATGGACAGAGCCAGCAGAAGGAGCCTGTCAAGCCCCTTCCTCTAGGTCCTGGGGACCACTGAGGGCCATCACACACTTGGAGATGGGCAGAGGTACCGTCAGTGTTCTTAACTCTTATGGCATCCCCTGCCTACAGGCCAGACTGCCCCAGTCTCTCCTGGGGGAAGTGCTGAGGTCCAAGGGAAGGGGCTGCACATGCCTCAGTGTCATTCCTGGATATATGGACACCGAACTGCAGGTCTGGGTGCTGCACCCAGAGGCAAAGCTGATGCAGCGAGGACAGTCCCTTGGCTTGAGGTCTGCTGGGTCTCCTTACTCACCCCACAGGGACCAGCTCCCACAGCCACGTCCCTAAGAAATCCACCTGCATCCCTGTGTCCTCCATGACACCTGCCTGCTCATCTTCCTCCAGTCCTTCTCCTGCAGACAGGACACAGCCTGAGCACGCTGCCAGCAAGGATGGGaagaggcaggctgtgcccacccagcctgcagccagcacgGGGGCTGTCACAGGCTCTCCCCGCTCACCTCGGGGGTATAAAAGGCTTTGGTAGCTTTGAAGTTGGATGTTTGGTGCACAGCCCAGCTGAGCATTGGTGACAGCTTTCAGACTTGCATCCTGAAACATGACACATGAAAGAGAACACCACCGTGCTGAAGCCCAGAgatactgaaatgcttttccatCCCTCTCTGAAGAAAGGAAGCGACATGTGCTTAAAGCCCCATGCCAGAACAGAGCTCCCAAAGAGCaggacccccccccctcccccgccacGCTGCAATGGGAGTGCTGGAGAGGAATGTCTGTGCCAGGGGAActctcctgctgcaccagggagAGTTGGGAAAGATCAGGTGgatctgctctgcctgccccatTCCCAAACAGCCACCCTGGCCAGCGGGAGACACACAGCCCAAAAAAGCAGGGGGATGCCAGGCCAGTCCGTGCTGATTGCTCCAAGCCCAGATTTGTGATGGGAAGAGCAGAGCTTAGCCCCCTCCCTGTGAAATGCTGTTGTGCCTGGACTGACAGATGCCTCTCAcccagctgtccccagctggcGAAGCGAGGGGCAGGGCATGTCATCTGAGCGATGTAAGAGCTTGGTACATGAGCGTAGATGTGGGCTGGGTGAGGGACCAggtgcccccagcaccctgtgtAAGCCTTGCTGGGAGGAAGAGCAGCGTgagggagggctggagggctcATACCTTAATCAGGGTGTAGGAGCCTGGCTGGATGTCAGGCACTGGTACCGCCCTGCGCCAGAGGCTGTGGAAGCAATCCCTCCAGCGACGCCTGGGCACATCAAAACAGTTAATGGATGGAGCCTGTAGTGCGGGGTACAGATTTGTCTGACAGCGAGGTGTATCACGTTCTTCGACTTGAGGATAGCCATCTTCAGAAAACATTGGGATTAACTTATAGACCTAAACAAACACATGAATTCTGAGGGAGAAAGACACAAAATGCTCCTGGCCCAGCTCTGACCCCTTTTGCCCCCAGCAT encodes the following:
- the LOC130159997 gene encoding LOW QUALITY PROTEIN: alpha-2-macroglobulin-like protein 1 (The sequence of the model RefSeq protein was modified relative to this genomic sequence to represent the inferred CDS: inserted 1 base in 1 codon), whose amino-acid sequence is MESKDLVSVPAAELTQVYGNPTPGEGGCGCLRXPACTGDMRSPAALPVLLLLLLHLTAGASAAPSYVVTSPAVMYHPHTAMLWVHLSGLSEPVQVTVQLQREDRTHNITLLERKVQEPHLYLNLTFPVPAPTKGKEEIVDLHISIQGDSLDVSKKKKVMLRALKPGIFIQTDKAVYKPGQQVKFRIVSLDKDFTPSSEKLPLVFLKDPSGNRIAQWQKVTPRQGIVELSLPLDTEPALGTYTIEAEGKTHTFSVEEYVLPKFEVTIDVPAVVLVKDEKFQIEICGRYTYGKPVQGKVQATLCQPLRPITFLYRHNGAPQKENCIEVSGQTEKNGCFSTEILLTAFNLTSSMYEKQCQVQASLVEDGTGLELKNSKSFKISPEIFTVTFENTDDFYKLGIPYTGTMLLKGADSAALPQKQLLLIVSQQGKQTRQTFLTDASGRASFELDTAGWSGTVSLHGQVNETAHTPNNDPTLTYQNADMYLSPFFSVSRSFLQIHRLAGELPCGQPQQLGVDYIFSKEALGTQLESLDVIFLVLAKGTIATVLRKELPAEAGLRGSFSLELPIGPELAPTAKVLGYVVLPNGEMVADSTELSVAKCFPNKVKMAFSEDRALPSSVLRLELEAAPGSLCAIRAVDRSVLLLKPEAELNAKAVYQVLPEFNYPGSIQDPPSCSAFSWGYFPDYAIPIPPWVPRQRDFFPPRRGPFGFWRHSQMDTYKLFQNAALKLFTNANTSRACKERLGLPGRAGSHGPLGDLDIRVTSFRTTPEVMHISTPVNSVQEEPPAPRTYFPETWLWDLVPVGEVGSAEVTVTVPDAITQWEAGMFCTSPLGLGLAPATTLTVFKPFFVELALPYAVVRHEAFTLVATVFNYLRQCLRVQVTLAESAELEVSAVTDEVYSGCICADEARTFRWGVRATSLGDVNITISTEALSSKELCGNEVPVVPAQGRMDTVIKPLLVQPGGILVEKAHSSLLCQEVTEEISLEVPENILEGSQRAHVTVMGDIMGNALQNLDRLLAMPYGCGEQNMVRFAPNIYIQQYLEKSGQLLPEIRAKAQGFLQSGYQRELLYKHDDGSYSAFGKSDSTGNTWLTAFVLKSFGQARAYVAIEERHITDALRWLQKQQQQQTGCFRSVGKLFNNALQGGVSDELSLSAYVTAAMLELGLSPTDPKVSSALQCLEASATDNPYTQALLAYVFGLAGRWEQQQAQLRSLAQHSTSTEGQLHWQRKGKALTPSDSWAAAAPAEVEMTAYVLLAYLSQPQVSSADLGTASQIVRWLSKQQNPHGGFTSTQDTVVALQALAKYAALTYGNNGDFMVTVTSPTGTTQDFVLHNNNRLVLQRAALHELPGTYGVRARGQGCALVQVTLRYNVPPPPSTGTFDLHVETEPGQCTGDARARFHLLLRARYAGERPATNMVVIEAKLPSGYIPDKSSVVELKRQNLVKKVEVQPNQVTIYLDQLTKEEETFAFAATQDFPVKNLQPATVTLYDYYETGDRTDAAYSAPCSSVADGQEQGNF